From Cellulophaga lytica DSM 7489, a single genomic window includes:
- a CDS encoding sigma-70 family RNA polymerase sigma factor: MHHLNPDTWVDNYADYLFNYAVARVSDSEIAKDLVQETFFAGLKSAKNYKGDAAERTWLIAILKRKVIDHYRKINSNKGKAEVRMTYNSNIDSDGDWLEEQVADPYSKLDNSDLENTELGLAIQDCIAKLPKKQALVFKMKTIQGVSTEDICNELGINASNLWVIIHRARTTLMGCLNTNWF; the protein is encoded by the coding sequence ATGCACCACCTTAATCCAGATACTTGGGTAGATAATTACGCAGATTATCTATTTAATTATGCCGTAGCTAGAGTAAGCGATTCTGAAATTGCTAAAGATCTAGTACAAGAAACTTTTTTTGCAGGATTAAAATCTGCTAAAAATTACAAAGGAGATGCCGCTGAACGTACGTGGCTTATTGCTATTTTAAAAAGAAAAGTGATAGACCATTACCGTAAAATAAATTCTAACAAAGGTAAAGCAGAGGTTAGAATGACGTACAACTCTAACATAGACTCTGATGGAGATTGGCTAGAAGAACAAGTAGCTGACCCATATAGCAAGTTAGACAACAGTGATTTAGAAAATACAGAATTAGGCCTTGCAATTCAAGATTGTATTGCTAAATTGCCTAAGAAACAAGCATTGGTTTTTAAAATGAAAACAATACAAGGAGTAAGTACAGAAGATATTTGTAATGAACTTGGCATTAACGCGTCTAACCTATGGGTAATAATCCATAGAGCTAGAACTACTTTAATGGGATGCTTAAATACTAATTGGTTTTAA
- a CDS encoding rhodanese-like domain-containing protein produces the protein MRPFLNSLFILLFLTACSQSKSKHITEFSQNDIKNALLIDVRTSDEYGLGHLKNAKNVDVLQNTFVAYFDSIPKTKTIYVYCKSGGRSAKAAEKLAALGYNAINLEGGYDAIKNKK, from the coding sequence ATGAGACCATTTTTAAATTCACTGTTTATACTACTGTTTTTAACTGCTTGTTCACAAAGTAAGTCAAAACATATCACAGAATTTTCACAAAATGATATAAAAAATGCTTTGTTAATAGATGTACGTACTTCTGATGAGTACGGTTTGGGTCATTTAAAAAATGCAAAAAATGTAGATGTTTTGCAAAATACATTTGTAGCTTATTTTGATAGTATACCAAAAACCAAAACAATATACGTGTATTGTAAAAGTGGTGGCAGAAGTGCTAAAGCAGCTGAAAAATTAGCAGCATTAGGTTATAATGCTATAAATTTAGAAGGTGGTTACGATGCTATAAAAAACAAAAAATAG
- a CDS encoding TIGR01777 family oxidoreductase has protein sequence MSKLVIAGGTGFLGNELLDFYASKFTAIVVLTRSKPYQTKNINYVQWDAKTIGTWHTCLNNADVLINLTGKSVDCRFTKKNKELILNSRIDSTLALGKAINLVDTPPKVWLNASSAAISHPNKEENGEDFMLDVGLAWEKAFGSIKNYNTRKVALRISLVFGKNGGALVPLKKIAQFGLGGKQGNGNQMVSWVHIKDFVSITNFAIENSKIIGPIVVAAPDAKSNKKLMATIRKTLKVPFGLPAFAWMLKIGGFIIGTEPSLILNSMNVYPEKLLKNGFKFKYATLEAALKNLIK, from the coding sequence ATGAGTAAACTAGTAATTGCAGGCGGAACAGGTTTTTTAGGAAATGAGTTACTAGATTTTTACGCTAGTAAGTTTACAGCCATTGTTGTACTAACGCGTAGTAAACCTTACCAAACCAAAAATATTAATTATGTGCAATGGGATGCAAAAACTATTGGTACTTGGCATACTTGTTTAAATAATGCAGATGTACTTATAAATTTAACAGGCAAATCCGTAGACTGTAGGTTTACTAAAAAAAACAAAGAACTTATTTTAAACTCTAGAATAGATTCTACTCTTGCGCTTGGCAAAGCTATAAATTTGGTAGACACCCCTCCAAAAGTATGGTTAAATGCTTCTTCTGCAGCTATATCTCACCCAAACAAAGAAGAAAACGGAGAAGACTTTATGTTAGATGTAGGCTTAGCTTGGGAGAAAGCTTTTGGTAGTATAAAAAATTACAACACAAGAAAAGTAGCTTTGCGCATATCATTAGTTTTTGGAAAAAATGGTGGTGCATTGGTTCCTTTAAAAAAAATAGCTCAATTTGGACTTGGAGGTAAACAAGGTAACGGAAACCAAATGGTAAGCTGGGTACATATTAAAGACTTTGTATCCATTACAAATTTTGCAATAGAAAACTCTAAAATTATAGGGCCTATTGTTGTTGCAGCACCAGATGCAAAATCTAACAAAAAGTTAATGGCCACCATAAGAAAAACGCTTAAGGTGCCTTTTGGTTTACCTGCATTTGCTTGGATGCTAAAAATAGGTGGTTTTATTATAGGCACAGAGCCAAGTTTAATTTTAAATAGTATGAATGTCTATCCTGAAAAACTACTAAAAAACGGATTTAAATTTAAATACGCTACTTTAGAAGCTGCCTTAAAAAACTTAATTAAATAA
- a CDS encoding class I SAM-dependent methyltransferase: protein MVTNRKKFQGVLNILSFNRHFYVIGLLVLAIALTVILLLKLPTIIVWITISAFVYGLVTPLLVSAYVYDFSGYYSFKWLQPHINDNASVKKIVNINAGFDETSFILQTKFPTSEIKVFDFYNKKQHTEPAIVRARNVSLTYPNTKQITTNKIPLKDHSTDLVFLLSAAHEIRNNKEKETFLKECKRICKPEGKIIMVEHLRDIPNFLAFSIGFTHFFSRKTWKNAFKNAGFSKIEEVKFTPFMSVFNCSN, encoded by the coding sequence ATGGTAACAAACCGAAAAAAATTTCAAGGGGTATTAAATATTTTAAGTTTTAACAGGCATTTTTATGTTATTGGCTTACTTGTATTAGCCATTGCATTAACAGTTATATTATTACTAAAACTACCTACTATAATAGTATGGATTACAATTAGTGCATTTGTTTATGGCTTAGTAACTCCTCTTCTAGTTTCTGCATATGTTTACGATTTTTCCGGCTACTACAGTTTTAAATGGTTGCAACCACATATAAATGACAATGCTAGTGTAAAAAAAATTGTAAATATTAATGCTGGTTTTGATGAAACAAGTTTTATTCTTCAGACTAAATTTCCAACATCAGAAATAAAAGTATTCGATTTTTACAATAAAAAACAGCATACAGAGCCTGCCATTGTAAGGGCGCGCAATGTTAGCTTAACATACCCAAACACAAAGCAAATAACAACTAATAAAATTCCGCTTAAAGACCATAGTACAGACCTTGTATTTTTATTATCTGCAGCACATGAAATAAGAAACAATAAAGAAAAAGAAACGTTTTTAAAAGAATGTAAAAGAATATGTAAACCAGAAGGAAAAATAATAATGGTAGAACATTTAAGAGATATACCAAATTTCTTAGCCTTCTCTATTGGTTTTACTCATTTTTTTAGCCGAAAAACTTGGAAGAATGCGTTTAAAAATGCTGGCTTTTCTAAAATTGAAGAAGTAAAATTTACACCCTTTATGTCGGTTTTTAACTGTAGCAATTAA
- a CDS encoding DUF2071 domain-containing protein: MVASLKNHPFAVKAFFTNSTVLTFAIPKEELAHRIPKHLQLDTFKDKWAFVAVAMVQTKDLRPKGLPKFMGNNFFLIGYRVFVTYTNKAGKRLRGLYILKSETNKKKMQFMGNIFTHYNYTTTDITIKKELKNTQITSLNSNFKIDYNNNLNDVNLPKNSPFSTYKEARRFAGPLPFTFTYNKEKNSILIIEGVRQNWKPSPIYINEYHFNFLKEVGFKNAVLANAFCIKNIPYYWKKGKLELW; encoded by the coding sequence ATGGTAGCATCATTAAAAAATCATCCGTTTGCGGTTAAAGCTTTTTTTACAAACTCTACTGTACTTACTTTTGCCATTCCCAAAGAAGAATTAGCACACAGGATACCAAAACACTTACAACTAGACACGTTTAAAGACAAATGGGCTTTTGTAGCTGTTGCAATGGTACAAACAAAAGATTTACGACCTAAAGGGTTGCCTAAATTTATGGGCAATAACTTTTTTTTAATAGGCTATAGAGTTTTTGTTACATACACTAACAAGGCAGGTAAGCGCTTACGAGGATTGTATATTTTAAAGTCAGAAACCAATAAAAAGAAAATGCAGTTTATGGGTAATATTTTTACACATTACAACTACACCACAACAGACATTACAATTAAAAAAGAACTTAAAAACACACAAATAACCTCTTTAAATTCAAACTTTAAAATTGATTATAATAATAACTTAAACGATGTTAACCTGCCTAAAAACTCACCTTTTAGCACCTACAAAGAAGCACGTAGGTTTGCAGGACCATTACCGTTTACTTTTACGTACAATAAAGAAAAAAATAGCATTTTAATTATTGAAGGAGTGCGGCAAAATTGGAAACCATCTCCTATATATATCAATGAATATCACTTTAATTTTTTAAAAGAAGTCGGGTTTAAAAACGCTGTTTTAGCTAATGCTTTTTGCATAAAAAACATACCATATTATTGGAAAAAAGGAAAACTAGAATTATGGTAA
- a CDS encoding DoxX-like family protein has protein sequence MQKNILNKILTIGIGLIWLANGLLCKVLNLVPRHQKIVDNILGDGFAKPLTISIGVLEIFMAVWIFSGYKSRVNAMLQMLIIGVMNILEFALVPELLLWGKYNIVFALLLICVIFYNEFHLKKTN, from the coding sequence ATGCAAAAAAACATCTTAAATAAAATATTAACTATTGGTATTGGGCTTATTTGGCTTGCAAACGGGTTATTGTGCAAAGTGCTAAACTTAGTTCCAAGACACCAAAAAATTGTAGATAATATTTTAGGTGATGGTTTTGCTAAGCCCCTAACAATTAGCATTGGAGTATTAGAAATTTTTATGGCAGTTTGGATTTTTAGTGGGTATAAATCTAGAGTAAACGCAATGCTACAAATGCTAATAATAGGTGTAATGAATATTTTAGAATTTGCTCTAGTGCCAGAGTTATTGCTTTGGGGTAAATACAACATCGTTTTTGCTTTACTTTTAATTTGTGTGATCTTTTATAATGAATTTCATTTAAAAAAAACAAACTAG
- a CDS encoding GbsR/MarR family transcriptional regulator translates to MNYTEAKSKFINTWGSLGTLWGINKAMAQIQSLLFISSEPLSMEEIMEELKISRGNTSMNLRQLIDWGIVSKEFKAGERKEYFTTEKDVQELARIIAKERSRRELQPTIKVLKEVSNITPDGTKETDVFIKQTKAMCELTETADSLLNKMANQQQNWITKSILKIFS, encoded by the coding sequence ATGAACTACACAGAAGCAAAATCTAAATTTATAAACACTTGGGGTAGTTTAGGTACTCTTTGGGGCATTAATAAAGCAATGGCACAAATACAGTCGCTCTTATTTATTTCTTCAGAACCACTTTCTATGGAAGAAATTATGGAGGAATTAAAAATCTCTAGAGGTAACACAAGTATGAACTTAAGACAACTTATAGACTGGGGAATTGTTAGTAAAGAGTTTAAAGCCGGCGAACGTAAAGAATATTTTACAACTGAAAAAGATGTGCAAGAATTAGCACGTATAATTGCTAAAGAACGTAGCCGAAGGGAGCTACAACCAACCATAAAAGTATTAAAAGAAGTTAGCAATATAACTCCCGATGGCACAAAAGAAACAGATGTGTTTATTAAACAAACTAAAGCTATGTGCGAGTTAACAGAGACTGCAGATAGTCTTTTAAATAAAATGGCTAATCAACAGCAAAACTGGATTACAAAATCCATTTTAAAAATTTTTAGCTAA
- a CDS encoding DUF4132 domain-containing protein, giving the protein MIPFEKAQAYIKKYKKEELTDADFEQFSYPYQVLGMIVADVLNPRQRHETVTIFSNVFDDETTVNPWATEEGIRLGSFLFGDIQSPFLPVLWSMFNALPYQNGYSRRAFRTKPNTDHLYNKLEYFKRLLYANRSGFGYLSLKEQFQYSTYFDNRHSYFFAVVLEFKGELVDEVVKDIIQGEDEIGGISRDIIKGLLLTKKEAYWELVAKLLLAAQRQEGLRQTILESIDTTSLGALKYMMNVILEHDLTRFSSVVRAVDTWFGFGWEAPKKSTIKRVLELSRDHILDLKNIEDCLTSNDNLEIYIGLWAIGLINVDAANQKALELVYKTDSLEKKILCLYFVSQTQRTQNSIVDYYKKELGNNPALDYWLTVNLPVLEIDNDLFSRIEKIATSLPKDGKVYEGMVFSWLNFTVTPNYFYNFLIKHASEEQLILLSNDLAKLPSEIRESYIRKIFPNHYTYSFGYSYGRTKPKMLVLSKDAWRRELAHQAVKDRNESVMSTGLTVFHHMPLYQKELDIIEDLFGRKNKTLRSGLIKLVIKQPEKVFKQTTQNLITSKSVDRRLAALEILTIVDEEEKYPDFIEEQITLFKERPKFTKNESVFLDKFSKTKVGYTFSNGFGAVDYNNLTPLYTPQVNFEEPKSLFDKLGFTPSKFKFKKFIDDEKIVTQINKLINLIHENRNYEYQFEAYDGETGTTLIANGIHNIKRIQEIVTPEVHLKNVPLADLWIKWYEESGLNDFEMYMAIRYINRVNAPYGNYDKLEDYVQKYVPNLEAINVDASDRSYYSVNSKYTKVLNLLLNAYADMPALFSFKLSLWEDVIANFPEKLKTTKFSYKGYMYDNYNWVSVVDGLVCVINQDELTEYGTLEQLKKYWDIKMYLAAQYIGYPKVITNIKDITDKKIQDRGLVLPYLDISLVLYQKNIINKDDLLFQALYLSELMSILDGVQNYRLRNGSLDVALVPKGVLAELKANILSVELERGDLATDASEYISSLYKVEGVDYVFKVLQRMGKDTFERGYSYYGDSKRSKFSSILKKSVLKETETYTDFAALANETKIPKKRLVELACYATQWAGFVGEYLGLEKLEDAVWWFQAHASEYMSSEKETIISRYSNIPKSDFAIGAIDIDWFNKVYKSIGKANWKILHEAAKYITDGNGHRQVKLYSSVMLGEVKITETLKKIKEKRDKDYVRALGLIPLSKTIPEKDLLKRYNLLQQFLKESKQFGAQRQESEKNAVEIALDNLSRNAGFQDRVRFSWAMESKATLAIMENAVLKFDDAVIELVITEDGKTDILVTKGNKKQKSIPAKYKKDKQVLALKEGKSYLSKQYSRTRLSLENAMVNEDEFTAAEIQKIMQHPIVKVMLSKLVLFAPEKEFSGFYTDGVLTDTEGKKHQLQDDDVLVIAHPSHLYKAVQWDLYQKHLFAERLVQPFKQVFRELYLVTKDELELGAKSERYQGHQIQPKKTVALLRSRGWTVSHEDGLQKVYHKKGFMATMYAMADWFSPADIEAPTLEHIVFYSLENYKPIPLKDVPSVVFSEIMRDIDLVVSVAHVGGVDPEASHSTMQMRAALATESAQLFKLKNITVKERHILVAGTLGEYSIHLGSGQVSKNGLQLSIIPVHSQHRGRMFLPFVDDDPKSAEIISKMKLLSEDNKIQDPTILAQINS; this is encoded by the coding sequence ATGATTCCATTTGAAAAAGCACAAGCGTATATTAAAAAGTATAAAAAAGAAGAATTAACAGACGCAGATTTTGAACAGTTTTCATATCCATATCAAGTGTTGGGTATGATTGTGGCAGATGTGCTTAACCCACGACAAAGACACGAGACTGTAACTATTTTCTCTAATGTGTTTGATGATGAAACTACCGTAAACCCATGGGCAACTGAAGAAGGTATACGCTTAGGTTCTTTTTTGTTTGGAGATATACAATCTCCTTTTTTACCAGTGTTATGGAGTATGTTTAATGCCTTGCCTTACCAAAACGGGTATAGTAGAAGAGCTTTTAGAACAAAACCAAACACAGATCATTTATATAATAAGTTAGAGTATTTTAAACGTCTTTTATATGCTAACCGTAGTGGTTTTGGCTATTTGTCATTAAAAGAACAATTTCAGTATTCTACGTATTTTGATAATAGACACAGTTATTTTTTTGCTGTTGTATTGGAGTTTAAGGGTGAGTTGGTAGATGAGGTTGTAAAAGATATTATACAGGGCGAAGATGAAATTGGTGGTATAAGTAGGGATATAATTAAAGGTTTATTACTTACAAAAAAAGAGGCGTATTGGGAGTTGGTAGCTAAACTTTTGCTTGCAGCACAACGCCAAGAAGGGTTAAGGCAAACTATTTTAGAATCTATTGATACTACCAGTTTGGGAGCTCTAAAATATATGATGAATGTAATTTTAGAGCATGATTTAACTCGTTTTAGTAGTGTAGTTAGAGCAGTAGACACGTGGTTTGGATTTGGTTGGGAAGCTCCTAAAAAATCTACAATAAAAAGAGTTTTAGAATTAAGTAGAGATCATATTTTAGATTTAAAAAATATTGAAGACTGTTTAACTAGTAATGATAATTTAGAAATTTATATAGGTCTTTGGGCTATTGGTTTAATAAATGTAGATGCTGCTAACCAAAAAGCATTAGAGTTGGTTTATAAAACAGATAGTTTAGAGAAAAAAATACTGTGTCTGTATTTTGTAAGTCAAACGCAGCGTACCCAGAATTCTATTGTTGATTATTATAAAAAAGAACTAGGCAATAACCCTGCATTAGATTATTGGTTAACTGTTAATTTACCTGTTTTAGAAATAGATAATGATCTTTTTAGTCGAATTGAAAAAATAGCAACGAGTCTACCAAAAGATGGTAAGGTGTATGAAGGAATGGTTTTTTCTTGGCTAAATTTTACAGTTACACCAAACTATTTTTATAATTTTTTAATCAAGCATGCTTCAGAAGAGCAATTAATTTTGTTATCTAATGATTTAGCAAAGCTGCCATCAGAAATTAGAGAAAGTTATATTAGAAAAATTTTCCCAAACCATTATACATATTCTTTTGGATATAGTTACGGAAGAACAAAACCAAAAATGCTTGTACTATCTAAAGATGCATGGCGAAGAGAATTAGCGCACCAAGCAGTTAAAGATAGAAATGAGTCTGTAATGTCTACGGGTCTAACGGTTTTTCATCATATGCCTTTATACCAAAAAGAATTAGATATTATAGAGGATTTATTTGGACGTAAAAACAAAACTTTACGCTCTGGGTTAATAAAACTTGTAATTAAGCAGCCAGAAAAAGTATTTAAGCAAACTACGCAAAATTTAATCACATCTAAAAGTGTAGATAGGCGCTTAGCTGCATTAGAAATACTAACAATTGTAGATGAAGAGGAGAAATACCCAGACTTTATAGAAGAACAAATAACACTGTTTAAAGAACGCCCTAAATTTACAAAGAACGAAAGTGTATTTTTAGATAAGTTTTCTAAAACAAAAGTAGGGTATACGTTTAGTAATGGTTTTGGAGCTGTAGACTATAACAACTTAACACCTTTATATACACCACAGGTAAATTTTGAAGAGCCTAAAAGTTTATTTGATAAACTTGGTTTTACACCATCAAAATTTAAGTTCAAAAAATTTATAGATGATGAAAAAATTGTAACTCAAATAAATAAGTTAATAAATCTTATACATGAAAATAGAAATTATGAGTACCAGTTTGAGGCTTATGATGGAGAAACAGGTACAACATTAATTGCAAATGGTATTCATAACATAAAAAGAATTCAAGAAATTGTTACGCCAGAAGTACATTTAAAAAATGTTCCTTTAGCAGATCTTTGGATAAAGTGGTATGAAGAAAGTGGCCTTAATGATTTTGAAATGTATATGGCCATACGCTACATTAATAGAGTTAATGCTCCTTATGGTAATTATGATAAATTAGAAGATTATGTACAAAAATATGTACCTAATTTAGAAGCTATAAATGTAGACGCATCAGACCGTAGTTATTACAGTGTAAATTCTAAATACACAAAAGTATTAAACCTGTTACTTAATGCTTACGCAGATATGCCAGCATTATTTAGCTTTAAGTTAAGCTTATGGGAAGATGTTATTGCTAATTTTCCAGAGAAATTAAAAACAACTAAATTTTCATACAAAGGGTATATGTATGACAATTACAACTGGGTAAGTGTTGTAGATGGTTTGGTTTGTGTTATCAATCAAGATGAATTAACTGAGTATGGTACATTAGAACAACTAAAAAAATACTGGGATATAAAAATGTATTTGGCTGCACAATACATAGGGTATCCAAAGGTAATAACAAACATTAAAGACATTACAGATAAAAAAATACAAGACAGAGGTTTGGTATTGCCGTATTTAGATATTTCTTTAGTGTTGTATCAAAAAAATATAATTAATAAAGACGATCTTCTTTTTCAGGCACTATACTTATCAGAACTAATGTCTATTTTAGATGGGGTGCAAAATTACAGACTACGTAACGGTAGTTTAGATGTAGCATTGGTTCCAAAAGGTGTTCTTGCAGAGCTTAAAGCAAATATACTTTCTGTAGAGTTAGAGCGTGGAGATTTAGCAACAGATGCATCAGAATATATTTCTTCTCTTTATAAAGTAGAAGGTGTAGACTATGTTTTTAAAGTACTACAACGCATGGGTAAAGATACTTTTGAGCGTGGTTATAGCTATTATGGAGACAGTAAAAGATCTAAGTTTAGCTCTATCTTAAAAAAGAGTGTGTTAAAAGAAACCGAAACTTATACAGACTTTGCAGCACTAGCAAATGAAACTAAAATTCCTAAAAAACGTTTAGTAGAGCTTGCTTGTTACGCAACGCAATGGGCAGGTTTTGTAGGTGAGTATCTTGGGTTAGAAAAATTAGAAGATGCAGTTTGGTGGTTTCAAGCACATGCATCAGAATATATGAGTAGCGAAAAAGAAACCATTATTTCTAGGTATTCTAATATTCCAAAGTCCGACTTTGCAATTGGAGCTATAGACATAGACTGGTTTAATAAAGTGTATAAAAGTATAGGCAAAGCCAACTGGAAAATTTTACATGAAGCAGCCAAATATATTACAGATGGTAATGGGCACAGACAAGTAAAACTATACTCTAGTGTAATGCTTGGCGAAGTAAAAATTACAGAGACCTTAAAAAAAATAAAGGAAAAAAGAGATAAAGACTATGTACGTGCTTTAGGCTTAATTCCGCTTAGTAAAACTATTCCAGAAAAAGATTTATTAAAACGCTACAACTTGTTGCAACAGTTTTTAAAAGAAAGCAAGCAGTTTGGTGCACAACGTCAAGAGAGCGAGAAAAATGCAGTAGAAATTGCGTTAGACAACCTGTCTAGAAACGCAGGTTTTCAAGACCGCGTACGCTTTAGTTGGGCTATGGAGAGTAAAGCAACTTTAGCAATAATGGAAAACGCCGTTTTAAAGTTTGATGATGCAGTTATAGAACTGGTAATTACAGAAGATGGCAAAACAGATATTTTAGTAACTAAAGGCAATAAAAAACAAAAATCTATACCTGCTAAGTATAAAAAAGACAAGCAAGTATTGGCCTTAAAAGAAGGCAAGTCTTACTTATCTAAACAATACAGTAGAACCCGTTTGTCTTTAGAAAATGCAATGGTAAATGAAGATGAGTTTACAGCAGCAGAGATTCAAAAAATAATGCAACACCCAATAGTTAAAGTTATGCTTAGCAAATTGGTGTTGTTTGCTCCAGAAAAAGAATTTTCTGGTTTTTATACAGACGGAGTATTAACAGATACAGAAGGTAAAAAGCATCAATTGCAAGATGATGATGTTTTGGTAATTGCACACCCATCTCACCTATACAAAGCCGTACAGTGGGACTTGTACCAAAAACACCTATTTGCAGAGCGTTTGGTACAGCCGTTTAAGCAGGTATTTAGAGAGTTATACTTGGTTACTAAAGATGAGCTAGAGCTTGGTGCAAAGTCAGAGCGTTACCAAGGACACCAAATTCAGCCTAAAAAAACAGTAGCATTATTGCGTAGCAGAGGTTGGACGGTAAGTCATGAAGACGGGTTACAAAAAGTATATCATAAAAAAGGCTTTATGGCAACAATGTATGCTATGGCAGACTGGTTTTCTCCAGCAGATATAGAGGCACCAACCTTAGAGCACATTGTATTTTATTCCTTAGAAAATTACAAGCCAATTCCGTTAAAAGACGTGCCATCTGTAGTTTTTAGTGAAATTATGAGAGACATAGACCTTGTGGTTAGTGTTGCTCACGTAGGTGGTGTAGACCCAGAAGCTAGCCATAGCACTATGCAAATGCGAGCAGCATTGGCAACCGAGTCTGCACAGCTTTTTAAACTTAAAAACATTACAGTTAAAGAGCGCCACATATTGGTAGCAGGTACTTTGGGCGAGTATAGCATACATTTAGGAAGCGGACAAGTAAGTAAAAACGGCTTACAATTATCTATAATTCCGGTTCACAGTCAGCACAGAGGACGTATGTTTTTACCCTTTGTAGACGACGATCCAAAATCGGCAGAAATTATTTCTAAAATGAAGCTTTTATCAGAAGACAACAAAATACAAGATCCAACCATTTTAGCACAAATTAATAGCTAA
- a CDS encoding endonuclease V, protein MILAFDTYYYNNKAKTVGVSFNNWLDDTVFEIKEEIIEDVPDYEPGAFYKRELPCILSLLKQYNLEDVELVIVDSYVLLDDDGKLGLGGHLYNSLDKKNPIVGVAKSSFHLNKTNSKPLLRGDSIKPLYISAIGINLDEAYELVKSMHGNYRMPTLLQILDTKTKEK, encoded by the coding sequence ATGATTTTAGCCTTTGATACTTATTACTACAATAATAAAGCAAAAACAGTAGGTGTTAGCTTTAATAATTGGTTAGATGATACTGTTTTTGAAATAAAGGAAGAAATTATAGAAGATGTGCCGGACTATGAACCGGGTGCATTTTATAAAAGAGAATTACCTTGTATTTTAAGTTTGCTTAAACAGTATAACTTAGAAGATGTTGAGTTAGTAATAGTAGATAGTTATGTTTTATTAGATGATGACGGAAAATTAGGTTTAGGCGGACATTTATATAATAGTCTAGATAAAAAAAATCCTATTGTTGGTGTTGCAAAATCTAGTTTTCATTTAAATAAAACAAACAGTAAGCCTCTTTTAAGGGGAGACAGTATAAAGCCACTTTACATATCTGCTATAGGTATAAATTTAGATGAGGCTTATGAGTTAGTTAAATCTATGCACGGTAATTACAGAATGCCAACCTTATTGCAGATTTTAGATACCAAAACAAAAGAAAAATAA